A genomic stretch from Sinorhizobium terangae includes:
- the odc2 gene encoding ornithine/lysine decarboxylase: MAMTTARIIDFLNTRRPEGPCLVVDLDVVRDNFKAFRHALPDSSIYYAVKANPAPEILRLLAGLGSNFDCASVAEIEMALDAGATAQRISYGNTIKKERDIARAYALGVSLFAVDSHEEVEKVARAAPGARVFCRVLTDGEGAEWPLSRKFGCVPQMAVDVLVYAHQLGLVSYGVSFHVGSQMTKLDAWDSALADAKRVFVQLAKQGIELKMVNMGGGFPTKYLRDVPSAEAYGQAIFGALKKHFGNNIPETIIEPGRGMVGNAGVIKAEVVLVSKKSDNDNHRWVFLDIGKFGGLAETMDEAIRYPIRTARDADQMEPCVLAGPTCDSADVLYEKNMYPLPISLTIGDEILIEGTGAYTTTYSAVAFNGFEPLKAYVI, encoded by the coding sequence ATGGCTATGACCACTGCACGCATCATCGACTTTCTGAACACCCGACGACCGGAAGGCCCGTGCCTCGTTGTCGACCTCGACGTCGTGCGCGACAATTTCAAGGCCTTCCGCCACGCGCTGCCCGACAGCTCGATCTATTATGCCGTCAAGGCCAACCCGGCGCCGGAGATCCTGCGCCTTCTCGCCGGTCTCGGCTCCAATTTCGATTGCGCGTCCGTCGCCGAAATCGAAATGGCGCTTGATGCCGGTGCGACCGCCCAACGCATTTCTTATGGCAACACCATCAAGAAGGAGCGCGATATTGCCCGCGCTTATGCGCTGGGCGTGTCCCTTTTCGCGGTCGACAGCCATGAGGAAGTCGAGAAGGTGGCTCGTGCCGCTCCCGGTGCCCGCGTCTTCTGCCGCGTGCTCACCGATGGCGAAGGTGCGGAATGGCCGCTGTCGCGCAAGTTCGGCTGCGTGCCGCAGATGGCCGTCGACGTGCTCGTCTACGCCCATCAGCTCGGCCTCGTCTCCTATGGCGTCTCGTTCCACGTCGGCTCGCAGATGACGAAGCTCGATGCCTGGGATTCGGCGCTTGCCGATGCCAAGCGCGTCTTCGTGCAGCTCGCCAAGCAGGGCATCGAACTCAAGATGGTCAACATGGGCGGCGGCTTCCCGACGAAGTACCTCAGGGACGTGCCGTCGGCGGAAGCTTACGGCCAGGCGATCTTCGGTGCGCTGAAGAAGCACTTCGGCAACAACATTCCGGAGACGATCATCGAGCCGGGCCGCGGCATGGTCGGCAATGCGGGCGTGATCAAGGCGGAAGTCGTTCTCGTCTCGAAGAAGTCGGACAACGACAATCACCGCTGGGTCTTTCTCGACATCGGCAAGTTCGGCGGTCTCGCGGAAACGATGGACGAGGCGATCCGCTACCCGATCCGCACCGCTCGCGACGCCGATCAGATGGAGCCCTGCGTGCTTGCCGGCCCGACCTGCGACTCGGCCGACGTGCTCTATGAGAAGAACATGTATCCGCTGCCGATCTCGCTGACGATCGGCGACGAAATTCTGATCGAGGGCACGGGCGCCTACACGACCACCTACTCGGCCGTCGCCTTTAACGGCTTCGAGCCGCTGAAGGCCTATGTGATCTGA
- a CDS encoding LysR family transcriptional regulator produces MDTLTRIRAFIDVVDAEGFSAAARRVGKSKALLSKYVRELEDELGALLLNRTTRQFSLTEAGHTYYRTASEILKEIDNLADLVRANNSDLRGRLRITVPRTFVDADIGQSLIDFGKQHPELSLEIVSDDRFIDLVEEGFDVAIRITRLEDSTLIARKLDDFQVLLCASPDFVEKIGPLKHPTELSKISCILDTNGRSYSNWRFVEPDGSPFTVPVGGPIEVNSPLASARAAVTGLGVAPVPDFIARPKIQSGELVTLFDDFLPKDRGIYAIYPHRRYLPAKVRTFVDFLHGWFRAR; encoded by the coding sequence ATGGACACCTTGACCCGTATCCGTGCCTTCATCGACGTCGTGGACGCGGAAGGCTTTTCCGCCGCCGCCCGGCGCGTCGGAAAATCCAAGGCGCTCCTGTCGAAATATGTGCGTGAACTCGAAGACGAGCTCGGCGCCCTCCTGCTCAACCGCACGACGCGGCAATTCTCCCTGACCGAGGCCGGCCACACCTACTATCGCACGGCCTCCGAGATCCTGAAGGAGATCGACAACCTCGCCGATCTCGTGCGCGCCAACAATTCCGACCTGCGCGGCCGGCTGCGCATCACTGTGCCCAGGACATTCGTGGATGCGGATATTGGCCAGTCGCTGATCGATTTCGGCAAGCAACATCCCGAATTGTCGCTCGAAATCGTCTCTGACGACCGCTTCATCGATTTGGTGGAAGAAGGCTTCGATGTGGCGATCCGCATCACGCGGCTCGAGGATTCGACGCTGATCGCGCGCAAGCTCGATGACTTTCAGGTGCTGCTCTGCGCCTCGCCGGACTTCGTGGAGAAGATCGGTCCGCTCAAGCATCCGACCGAGCTTTCGAAAATCTCCTGCATTCTCGACACCAATGGCCGGTCCTATTCGAACTGGCGCTTCGTCGAGCCGGACGGTTCGCCCTTTACGGTGCCGGTGGGAGGACCGATCGAGGTCAACAGCCCGCTTGCCTCCGCGCGTGCCGCGGTGACCGGTCTCGGGGTAGCCCCGGTGCCCGATTTCATCGCCCGGCCGAAGATCCAGTCCGGCGAGCTGGTGACGTTGTTCGATGACTTCTTGCCCAAAGACCGCGGCATCTACGCGATCTACCCGCATCGGCGCTATCTGCCGGCGAAGGTCCGCACCTTCGTCGATTTCCTGCACGGCTGGTTCCGCGCGCGATGA
- a CDS encoding DUF1007 family protein — protein MKTKCLVMAGLATLLAPALAVAHPHIFAEARLEIVSDDKGEIGELRNVWRFDELFSASVVLDFDKNSNATLDPDELKEVGQTVLESLSEYNYYTTIFDNGKSVKVSKPDSITVDYKDNQLLMMFAVKPAEAMPLKGKLSFGVYDPTMYTAMDFPTDDDLTVVGEKIEACEHQVVRPDPDEVLAENKDTLTDAFWNDPTGTDMSKLFATRIEVKC, from the coding sequence ATGAAAACTAAATGCCTCGTCATGGCCGGCCTTGCCACGCTCCTCGCGCCCGCCCTGGCTGTCGCGCATCCGCACATTTTCGCCGAAGCGCGGCTGGAGATCGTTTCCGACGACAAGGGCGAGATCGGTGAATTGCGCAATGTCTGGCGCTTCGACGAGCTGTTTTCCGCAAGTGTCGTGCTCGACTTCGACAAGAACTCGAACGCGACCCTCGACCCGGACGAACTCAAGGAGGTTGGCCAAACGGTTCTCGAGTCCCTTTCGGAATACAATTACTACACGACGATCTTCGACAACGGCAAATCGGTGAAGGTGTCGAAGCCGGACAGCATTACCGTCGACTACAAGGATAACCAGCTCCTGATGATGTTTGCGGTCAAGCCGGCCGAAGCGATGCCGCTCAAGGGCAAGCTCTCCTTCGGCGTCTACGACCCGACCATGTACACCGCGATGGACTTCCCGACCGACGACGATCTCACGGTCGTCGGCGAAAAGATCGAGGCTTGCGAGCATCAGGTGGTCAGGCCGGATCCCGACGAAGTGCTCGCCGAAAACAAGGACACGCTGACCGACGCCTTCTGGAACGACCCGACGGGCACCGACATGTCGAAGCTTTTTGCAACCAGGATCGAGGTCAAATGCTGA
- a CDS encoding nickel/cobalt transporter — translation MLNARKIGGPLMAALFLAALSATAAAAQSPLGIGTAEPSVQTTGFLGSFFAWVNMEQQSFYRLLTGTLKGMRENPWQLWSLIGLSFAYGVFHAAGPGHGKAVISSYMIANETELRRGVVLSFLSSILQGVVAILLIGAVYLLLRGSSISMTDATRSLEIASYALIAAFGGWLVFRKLRSMTRPALAAASDAQAEHGHHHDHHDHGDHHHHHHAHAAGEVCATCGHAHAPDPTMLKGDRFALSEAWSAIVAVGLRPCSGALIVLSFALLNGLYLGGVLSVFAMSIGTAITVSILATMAVTAKSFALRYASSGSAAARISNGIEIAGAAMVLVLGLVLLGAALQG, via the coding sequence ATGCTGAACGCACGCAAGATTGGCGGACCGCTGATGGCCGCGCTCTTCCTGGCGGCCCTTTCCGCAACAGCGGCCGCGGCGCAATCGCCCCTCGGCATCGGCACCGCCGAACCGTCGGTCCAGACAACGGGTTTCCTCGGCAGCTTCTTTGCCTGGGTCAACATGGAGCAACAGAGCTTCTACCGGCTGCTCACAGGCACGCTCAAGGGCATGCGCGAGAACCCGTGGCAACTCTGGTCGCTGATCGGCCTCTCCTTCGCCTATGGCGTCTTCCATGCGGCGGGTCCCGGGCATGGCAAGGCGGTGATTTCCTCCTACATGATCGCCAACGAGACGGAACTTCGCCGCGGCGTCGTCCTCTCCTTTCTCTCCTCGATCCTGCAGGGCGTGGTGGCGATCCTCCTCATCGGCGCCGTCTATCTCCTGTTGCGGGGCTCGTCGATCAGCATGACGGATGCCACCCGCTCGCTTGAGATCGCAAGTTACGCGCTGATCGCGGCGTTCGGAGGTTGGCTGGTCTTTCGCAAGCTGCGTTCGATGACGCGGCCCGCTCTTGCTGCAGCCAGCGACGCGCAGGCGGAGCACGGCCATCACCACGATCACCATGACCATGGCGATCATCACCACCATCATCACGCACACGCTGCCGGCGAGGTCTGCGCGACCTGCGGCCACGCGCATGCGCCGGACCCGACCATGCTGAAGGGTGATCGTTTTGCGCTGAGCGAAGCCTGGTCGGCGATCGTCGCGGTCGGCCTGCGTCCCTGCTCCGGCGCCTTGATCGTGCTCTCCTTCGCGCTTTTGAACGGGCTCTATCTCGGTGGCGTTCTCTCGGTCTTCGCCATGTCGATCGGCACGGCCATTACCGTCTCTATCCTCGCGACCATGGCCGTCACCGCCAAGAGCTTCGCGCTCCGCTACGCCTCGAGCGGTTCGGCCGCGGCACGCATTTCCAACGGCATCGAGATCGCCGGCGCCGCGATGGTGCTGGTGCTTGGACTTGTGCTGCTGGGCGCTGCGCTTCAGGGATAG
- a CDS encoding GNAT family N-acetyltransferase, with protein MRDLANWKGCPAPQPVLIEGRYVRLEPYDRAAHLEALWHDAFGGMAINPLLKYFTQDDFSGVEDFDAWLSAVQEKSGWITEVFRDKATGKVVGMANYMRADPANGVVEVGGVAHGPAMARSPLSTEAHYLMARHVFEDLGYRRYEWKCHSENEPSRATAARLGFTFEGIFRQHMISKHANRDTAWFSIIDGEWPLIKAAFEAWLLPENFDGDGRQKRRLEAIRADLVAKERA; from the coding sequence ATGCGTGATCTTGCCAATTGGAAGGGATGTCCGGCGCCGCAGCCGGTTCTTATCGAGGGGCGATATGTCAGGCTGGAGCCCTATGATCGGGCGGCACATCTCGAAGCGCTCTGGCACGACGCCTTCGGCGGCATGGCGATCAACCCGCTCCTGAAATATTTCACCCAGGACGATTTTTCCGGCGTCGAAGATTTCGACGCTTGGCTGAGCGCGGTCCAGGAAAAGTCCGGTTGGATCACAGAGGTCTTTCGCGACAAGGCGACCGGCAAGGTTGTCGGCATGGCAAATTACATGCGGGCGGACCCGGCCAATGGCGTCGTGGAAGTCGGCGGTGTGGCTCACGGGCCGGCCATGGCGCGTTCGCCGCTATCGACGGAGGCGCACTATCTGATGGCCAGGCATGTTTTCGAGGACCTGGGCTATCGCCGCTACGAATGGAAATGCCACAGCGAGAACGAGCCGAGCCGCGCCACGGCGGCGCGCCTCGGGTTTACCTTCGAAGGCATTTTCCGCCAGCACATGATTTCGAAGCACGCTAACCGCGACACCGCCTGGTTCTCGATCATTGACGGCGAATGGCCGCTCATCAAGGCCGCATTCGAAGCCTGGCTGTTGCCCGAGAACTTCGACGGTGACGGCCGGCAGAAGCGGCGCCTCGAGGCTATTCGCGCAGATCTAGTGGCAAAGGAGCGAGCTTGA
- a CDS encoding tellurite resistance TerB family protein, with translation MFDAKKLLDQFLGSQVPGAGGTVRDRADQVTKLARDNPLATGAIAAVLLGTKSGRQLAGNAAVLGGLAAIAGLGYQAYKNYQAGQAPAAEPAARSTPELLPPPSDSGFTAPGAVSNDFALILVRAMIAASRADGHIDEAERGRIMDKLSVSGLSADAAAFLEAELANPVDLDAIVAAATTEEQRVEIYTASRLAIEPESRAERGYLDLLAGRLGLPDALVDHIEATVSGAKVPA, from the coding sequence ATGTTCGACGCGAAGAAGTTGCTGGATCAGTTTTTGGGTTCGCAGGTGCCGGGCGCCGGCGGCACGGTGCGCGATCGCGCGGACCAAGTGACTAAGCTCGCCAGGGATAATCCGCTTGCGACCGGCGCGATCGCTGCTGTCCTCCTCGGCACGAAATCCGGTCGTCAGCTCGCAGGCAATGCTGCGGTGCTGGGCGGTCTCGCGGCGATCGCCGGGCTTGGCTATCAGGCCTACAAGAACTATCAGGCCGGCCAGGCGCCGGCCGCCGAACCGGCTGCACGGTCGACACCGGAGCTCCTGCCGCCGCCGTCCGACTCCGGCTTCACGGCGCCGGGAGCCGTGAGCAACGATTTTGCCCTGATCCTGGTGCGTGCCATGATCGCCGCCTCGCGTGCCGACGGCCATATCGACGAGGCCGAGCGCGGCCGCATCATGGACAAGCTGTCGGTTTCCGGACTCTCCGCCGATGCGGCCGCCTTCCTCGAGGCGGAACTCGCCAATCCGGTTGATCTAGATGCGATCGTTGCCGCCGCCACGACGGAGGAGCAGCGCGTGGAGATCTACACCGCATCGCGCCTCGCGATCGAGCCGGAGAGCCGGGCGGAACGCGGCTATCTCGATCTGCTCGCCGGCCGTCTCGGGCTTCCCGATGCGCTCGTCGATCACATCGAGGCAACCGTTTCGGGGGCCAAGGTCCCCGCCTGA
- a CDS encoding 2-dehydro-3-deoxy-phosphogluconate aldolase → MSAKTDKLLSILKLQPVVPVLVIDDAATAVPLARALVAGGLKAIEITLRTQAALDAIRAVAAEVEGAVAGAGTILDAAQFEQAVEAGSQFIVSPGTTQELIDVANDHEVPLLPGAATASEVMGLREEGYQVMKFFPAEQAGGAAYLKSLSSPLAGTLFCPTGGISLGNARDYLSLPNVVCVGGSWVAPKELVAKGDWAGITKLAAEAYALKG, encoded by the coding sequence ATGAGCGCGAAAACCGACAAGCTTCTCTCCATCCTCAAGCTGCAACCGGTGGTCCCGGTCCTGGTCATCGACGATGCCGCAACCGCCGTGCCTTTGGCGCGTGCACTTGTCGCCGGCGGCCTCAAGGCGATCGAGATCACGCTGCGCACGCAGGCGGCGCTGGATGCGATCCGCGCGGTCGCCGCCGAGGTCGAGGGTGCCGTCGCCGGTGCGGGCACGATTCTCGATGCCGCACAGTTCGAACAGGCCGTGGAGGCGGGATCGCAGTTCATCGTCAGTCCCGGCACGACCCAGGAGCTGATCGATGTTGCCAATGATCACGAAGTGCCGCTCTTGCCAGGGGCGGCGACGGCGAGCGAGGTCATGGGGCTGCGCGAGGAGGGCTATCAGGTGATGAAGTTCTTCCCGGCCGAGCAGGCCGGAGGTGCCGCCTATCTGAAGTCGCTGTCCTCGCCGCTTGCCGGCACCTTGTTCTGCCCGACCGGCGGCATCTCGCTTGGCAACGCCCGCGATTATCTTTCGCTGCCGAACGTCGTCTGCGTCGGCGGTTCCTGGGTGGCGCCGAAGGAATTGGTGGCGAAAGGCGATTGGGCCGGCATCACCAAGCTTGCCGCTGAAGCCTATGCCCTCAAGGGGTGA
- a CDS encoding CYTH domain-containing protein: MAKEIERKFLVASSGWKEHADKGIKLQQAYVVTMEDRSVRVRIHGSKWARLTIKIGKSALVRNEYEYDLPMDDARELLTQAVGIVIEKRRYRVPHKGFTWEIDVYEGALQGLVVAEVEMKRETDLPALPPWLGREITGDRRYSNQALATEGLLEAQS, encoded by the coding sequence ATGGCGAAGGAGATAGAACGCAAGTTCCTGGTCGCGTCCAGCGGTTGGAAGGAACATGCGGACAAGGGCATAAAACTCCAGCAGGCCTACGTCGTCACCATGGAAGACCGCTCCGTGCGCGTGCGAATCCATGGCAGCAAATGGGCCCGGCTGACCATCAAGATCGGCAAGTCGGCGCTGGTTCGGAACGAATACGAATACGATCTGCCCATGGATGACGCCCGCGAACTGCTGACCCAGGCGGTCGGCATCGTCATCGAGAAGCGGCGCTACCGCGTGCCGCACAAGGGTTTCACCTGGGAAATCGACGTCTACGAAGGGGCGCTCCAAGGCCTCGTCGTTGCCGAGGTCGAGATGAAGCGCGAAACGGATCTGCCCGCGCTGCCGCCATGGCTGGGGCGCGAGATTACGGGAGACCGCCGCTATTCCAACCAGGCGCTTGCCACAGAGGGGCTGCTGGAAGCGCAATCATGA
- a CDS encoding CHAD domain-containing protein has product MSYAFNPGRPFTEDFRAVGAEQIERAVAVLEHQPQGVHEAIHDARKNFKRLRSLYRLVACDAPLFQRQENARIRAMGRNLSTVRDAAALVENINYLRGQTNSDEQAAALDRIYTILAERRDRIAETEADIEGKIAATIANCEEALAALAQVSFDDGKRKSVARLKKGWKRTLKRASRARAACEADTDAALFHELRKRTQDYRLQLALMRAAWPSALEAKRAEAKALVDVLGHLNDLATLTSLINEEPGLAGSSQNQAHLISAVITREEALRAEARQGAAAVFQDKPKNESRTIALLWREAGQ; this is encoded by the coding sequence ATGAGTTATGCGTTCAATCCTGGCCGCCCCTTCACCGAGGACTTTCGGGCCGTTGGGGCCGAGCAGATTGAGCGGGCGGTGGCGGTGCTCGAGCACCAGCCGCAAGGCGTTCACGAGGCAATTCACGACGCCCGCAAGAACTTCAAGCGCCTGCGCTCACTCTACCGTCTGGTCGCTTGCGACGCGCCACTTTTCCAGAGACAGGAAAACGCCCGCATACGCGCCATGGGGCGGAATCTTTCGACCGTGCGAGATGCCGCCGCACTCGTGGAGAACATCAATTATCTGCGCGGGCAGACGAATAGCGACGAACAGGCTGCGGCCCTCGACCGGATCTACACCATTCTGGCGGAGCGCCGCGACCGGATTGCCGAGACCGAGGCGGACATAGAGGGCAAGATTGCCGCGACGATTGCCAACTGCGAGGAGGCGCTTGCTGCCCTCGCACAGGTTTCCTTCGATGACGGCAAACGAAAATCCGTCGCCCGACTGAAGAAGGGCTGGAAGCGCACGCTGAAGCGCGCCTCGCGCGCGAGAGCAGCCTGCGAAGCGGACACCGATGCCGCGCTTTTCCACGAGCTGCGCAAGCGAACTCAGGACTACCGCTTGCAACTGGCACTGATGCGGGCCGCCTGGCCGTCGGCACTGGAGGCAAAGAGGGCAGAAGCCAAGGCGCTCGTCGACGTGCTCGGGCATCTGAACGACCTCGCCACGTTGACATCGCTCATCAACGAGGAACCGGGACTTGCCGGCAGCAGCCAAAACCAGGCGCACCTCATTTCCGCGGTCATCACGCGGGAAGAGGCGCTGAGGGCGGAGGCACGGCAAGGGGCGGCGGCTGTCTTCCAAGATAAGCCGAAGAACGAAAGCCGGACAATTGCGCTGCTCTGGCGTGAAGCCGGGCAGTAG
- a CDS encoding rhodanese-related sulfurtransferase, with translation MTDISTNPRPETQGQFLVAALYHFVSFPRFADFREPLQAVCDANGVKGTLLVAHEGINGTIAGSDEGIAAVLAYLRAQPELNRLEHKESRASAMPFLRMKVRLKKEIVTMGVENIDPNKVVGTYIEPKDWNALISDPETLVIDTRNDYETAIGLFRGAVDPKTKTFREFPDWVRNNTGLHNKPKIAMYCTGGIRCEKATAFMKEQGFEEVYHLKGGILKYLEEIPEEQSLWDGACFVFDERVSVTHGLAEGEHTLCHACRQPLTPEDLLSPLHEEGVSCIHCHEIRTDEDRERYRERQKQIALAKKRGERHLGS, from the coding sequence ATGACCGACATATCCACGAACCCGCGCCCGGAGACACAAGGCCAGTTTCTGGTGGCCGCGCTTTACCATTTCGTTTCCTTCCCGCGCTTCGCCGATTTCCGCGAACCGTTGCAGGCGGTCTGCGACGCCAATGGCGTGAAGGGCACGCTGCTCGTCGCGCATGAGGGCATCAACGGTACGATTGCCGGCTCCGACGAGGGCATTGCCGCAGTGCTCGCCTATCTGCGCGCCCAGCCGGAATTGAACCGCCTTGAACACAAGGAAAGCCGCGCATCGGCGATGCCCTTCCTGCGGATGAAGGTGCGGCTCAAGAAAGAGATCGTCACCATGGGCGTCGAAAACATCGACCCCAACAAAGTGGTCGGCACCTATATCGAGCCGAAGGATTGGAACGCGCTGATCTCAGATCCGGAAACGCTGGTGATTGACACGCGCAACGACTACGAGACGGCGATCGGCCTTTTCCGCGGCGCCGTCGATCCGAAAACCAAGACCTTCCGCGAGTTTCCGGATTGGGTGCGCAACAACACCGGCCTGCACAACAAACCGAAGATCGCGATGTACTGCACCGGCGGCATCCGTTGCGAGAAGGCGACGGCCTTCATGAAGGAGCAGGGCTTCGAAGAGGTCTACCACCTGAAAGGCGGCATCCTCAAATATCTCGAGGAGATCCCCGAGGAGCAGAGCCTCTGGGACGGTGCCTGCTTCGTTTTCGACGAGCGCGTTTCCGTGACCCACGGCCTCGCAGAAGGCGAGCACACGCTCTGCCACGCCTGCCGCCAGCCCCTGACGCCGGAAGACCTGTTGTCTCCCCTTCACGAGGAGGGCGTCTCCTGCATCCATTGTCATGAGATCCGCACCGACGAGGACCGCGAGCGCTATCGCGAGCGGCAGAAGCAGATCGCGCTGGCGAAAAAGCGCGGCGAGCGGCATCTCGGAAGCTGA
- a CDS encoding GFA family protein → MSAMKGGCLCGAVRYEAKGSPIYSGFCHCRDCQRATGTGHCCYMIFSRADVEVTGELRAYEKLAENGNVTIRHFCPTCGSQIFSSGADRWTVYAGTLDDMSLFEPTNAVFTRSRPDWDRSAVRVDEYETLPE, encoded by the coding sequence ATGAGCGCGATGAAGGGTGGGTGCCTCTGCGGCGCGGTACGGTACGAAGCCAAGGGCTCGCCGATCTACTCCGGCTTCTGCCATTGCCGCGACTGCCAACGGGCCACGGGTACCGGACACTGCTGCTATATGATCTTCTCGCGCGCCGACGTCGAGGTCACCGGCGAGCTCAGGGCCTACGAGAAGCTCGCCGAAAACGGCAATGTGACGATCCGCCACTTCTGCCCCACCTGCGGCAGCCAGATCTTCTCGTCCGGTGCCGACCGTTGGACGGTCTATGCCGGCACGCTCGACGATATGTCACTGTTTGAGCCCACCAACGCGGTCTTCACCCGCAGTCGACCGGATTGGGATCGGTCCGCCGTTCGCGTGGACGAGTACGAGACGCTGCCGGAATGA
- a CDS encoding MetQ/NlpA family ABC transporter substrate-binding protein — MKKLILAAAFAALAAGTALAETIKVGVTPGEHAQIMEKVKEVAAPKGLDIEILEFSDYVVPNQALADGELNANSFQHQPYLDNQIADRGYDIVSVGLTITTPMGVYSNKVKSLDELADGATIAIPNDPTNGGRALLVLASKGLIKVNPDVGLKATPADVTENPKNIQFAELDAAQLPRSLADVDAAVINTNYALEADLHPKEDAIAIESEKSPYANVIAVRAADKDAPWVKTLVESYHDDSVKAFIVDTFKGALIPSW, encoded by the coding sequence ATGAAAAAGCTCATTCTAGCCGCGGCCTTCGCCGCCCTTGCGGCCGGCACCGCGCTTGCGGAGACCATCAAGGTCGGCGTCACCCCGGGCGAGCATGCTCAGATCATGGAGAAAGTGAAGGAAGTCGCCGCTCCCAAGGGCCTCGACATCGAGATCCTCGAATTCTCCGACTATGTGGTTCCGAACCAGGCACTCGCCGATGGCGAACTCAACGCCAATTCCTTCCAGCATCAGCCCTATCTCGACAACCAGATCGCCGATCGGGGCTACGATATCGTCAGCGTGGGCCTGACCATCACCACGCCGATGGGCGTCTATTCGAACAAGGTAAAGAGCCTCGATGAGCTGGCGGATGGAGCGACGATCGCAATCCCGAACGATCCGACCAATGGCGGCCGCGCGCTCCTGGTTCTCGCGTCGAAGGGCCTCATCAAGGTCAATCCGGATGTCGGCCTGAAGGCCACCCCGGCCGACGTGACGGAAAATCCGAAGAACATCCAGTTCGCCGAGCTCGATGCGGCCCAGCTCCCGCGCTCGCTCGCCGATGTCGACGCGGCCGTGATCAATACCAACTACGCGCTCGAGGCTGACCTTCATCCGAAGGAGGACGCCATCGCCATCGAAAGCGAGAAGTCTCCTTATGCCAACGTCATTGCGGTGCGCGCCGCGGATAAGGATGCACCCTGGGTGAAGACGCTCGTCGAATCCTATCACGACGACAGCGTCAAAGCCTTCATCGTCGATACTTTCAAGGGTGCGCTGATCCCGAGCTGGTAA
- a CDS encoding methionine ABC transporter permease encodes MSPDLLLLIAKATFDTLRMVAIAGLIGSLIGLPIGIFLATSGKGELFPAPNINRIVGLIVNATRSTPFIILVVAIIPFTRLVTGTSIGTKAAIVPLTIATIPFFARLVEAAIRDIDKGLIEAARAMGATPTQIVFKVLLAEARPALTLALTMTIVSLIGYSAMVGAVGGGGLGDLGIRYGYQRFRPDVMLVVVVVLIVLVQLVQSAGDRLARRFDKRSRKN; translated from the coding sequence ATGTCGCCTGATCTTCTGCTCCTCATCGCCAAGGCCACGTTCGACACGCTGCGCATGGTGGCGATCGCCGGCCTGATCGGCTCGCTGATCGGCCTGCCGATCGGCATTTTCCTTGCGACCAGCGGCAAGGGCGAGCTGTTTCCGGCGCCCAACATCAACCGCATCGTCGGGCTCATCGTCAATGCCACGCGATCGACGCCGTTCATCATCCTGGTCGTTGCGATCATCCCCTTCACGCGTCTCGTCACCGGCACGTCGATCGGGACGAAGGCGGCGATCGTGCCCCTGACCATCGCGACCATTCCGTTCTTCGCGCGGCTGGTAGAGGCGGCGATTCGCGACATCGACAAGGGGCTGATCGAGGCCGCCCGCGCCATGGGCGCGACCCCGACGCAGATCGTCTTCAAGGTGCTTCTGGCCGAGGCCCGTCCGGCGCTGACGCTGGCCCTTACCATGACCATCGTCAGCCTCATCGGCTATTCGGCAATGGTCGGGGCTGTTGGCGGCGGCGGTCTCGGCGATCTCGGCATCCGCTACGGCTATCAGCGCTTCAGGCCGGACGTGATGCTGGTCGTCGTCGTCGTGCTGATCGTGCTCGTGCAACTGGTGCAGAGCGCGGGGGACCGCCTCGCCCGCCGCTTCGACAAACGCAGCCGCAAGAACTGA